In Thermus antranikianii DSM 12462, the genomic window AGCCCGCATCCACCAGGCCCTGCAGGAAGGTCTCCCAACCCGTGGAGGCCACCCTGTCCGTGCCTCCTTCTTCCTCCTCCCCCTCCTCGGTCTCCTGTTGCTTGAAGGCGTAGTAGAGGGAGAGGGGGTAGTGGGGGTGGGCCTTGGCCCGGAGGTTCTGGAAGACCCGGCGCATGCCCTCCTCGAAGTGGCGCTTGGCGGCCTCCCTGCCTCCCTGGCGGTAGGGGTCGGCCACCAGCTCCTCGGCCTTGGGGGTGAGGAGGGTGCGGAAGAGGCTGGGGTAGGTGTCCCCTAGGGACTTGCGGAGCCAGACGTAGAAGAAGTCAGAGAGGTCGGCGTAGGGAACGTTGTCGTAGTAGGGCGGGTCGGTGGAGATGAGGGGCGGGGTGGGCACCCCGTTTACTGAGTCCAGGGCGTTCCCCTGGCGGGCCTGGCCCTCGGGGTGGGCGGGGAGGGCTTCTAAGGCTTTGGCCACCCATTCAACTGCATCCATGAAGTTGCGCGTGGAATCAGAGAAGGGGTTTACCTCGGAGAAGTCCCAAACCATGGGGAGGGCTTGACGACCAAAGACCCCACCAACTTTCTCTCCGCCGCTTTGCCATCTCGATAGCGAGTTACCACTTTCTGCAAGGCGATCCAGGACAAAAGCCAGGTACACCCCCACCGCCTCCGCATAGGCCTTGGCCCCCCTTCCCCCTTCCGCCAGGGGGATGCCGTCATCGGACAGGCCCGCCTCGAGGGCATCCTGGTACACCCGCTCCCTGGCCTCCGCCACCAGGTCGGCGAAGGTGGTGAGGGCCACCAGCTGGCGGGGGGTGAAGAGGTCGGCGTGGGTGCTGAGGCCGTAGTTCTGCACCCGGAAGCCAAGGGCCTGCTCGGGAAGCTTCGTGTCCGGCCTCCACCTCGGCACCGCCCCCCTCGCCACCTCCTCGTGCTCTGGGGTGGGGGCGTGGTAGTTCCTCCCCTTTTCGCCCGCAGTCACGATGGCCATCAGCCTGGCCCCCAGGCGGCCCGCCTTCCCCTCCCTGCGCACGTGGTCCAGGGGGATGTGGGCCCCGCACACCAGACACCGCCCGCCCCGCCTGCCCACGGTGCCCTCCACGGGGGGCTTCTCCCCCCGCTCCACCCGGAACTGGACTTGGCCCTCCCGCACCTCGGGCACCACGTAGACCCCCTTGCCCGCCTTCTTGGAGAGCCAGAAGGAGCGCACCAGGGGGGCCTCCGCCCCGCAGGCGGGGTTGGGGCAGGCCACGGTGCGGGCCCAGAGCCAGGCGATGACCGTTTCCCCGTCCAGGTCCAGGTAAAGGTGCCCGATGCGCTTCCTGGCCTCCTCCCGCATCCAGGCCCCGTAGTGGCGCACGTCCTGGGCCAGGCCTGCGGCTCGGGAAAAGGCACTATTCCCTATGGGCTTGGCCCGGTACTCCGGGTTCACCGGGGGCAACCCGGCAAAGCGGGCGGGGATTTCTATCAGGGCCTTGTTGATGAGGACGGCCACGGGGTTCAGGTCTCCCGCAAAGGCCCTCAGTCCCAGGCGCTGGGCCTCGAGGGGAATGGTGCCCCCTCCAGCGAAGGGGTCCAGGACCGGGGGGGCCTTTTCCAGGAGGGCTTGGATCCGCTCCTTGTCCCTGGGGGAGGCGGGGGGCTCCTCCCCCAGGGCACGGGCGAGGCTTTTGGCGATCTCGTAGCGGGCCTCCCCGATGACCCCGTTGTCCTTTTCCGCTTCCTCGGGATCTTTCACGCTGTCCCAGTTCACCAAGCGCTCCAAGAGCCCAAAGAGCCGCTGGCGCTCCGCCTTGGCCTCCTCCTCAGGCAGGTACTCCCCAGGGTCGTCCACCAGGCTGGCGAAGAGGACCGCCCGTGCCGAAGCCAGAGGCCGCCTGGCCCACCACAGGTGCAGGGTGGACGGGTGGCCGTGAAAAGAAAATCTCTCTTCTAAGGACTCCCGGTTGATGGCCTCGAGGGGTAGGGCAACCTCAATGAGCTTTCTCATGGGCTAGGGTCGTGTAAGGATTTATGTGTAAGGGCCCGTGTTTAATAGGGGGGCACACCTTAGCACGAGGAGGTGCCCCGTGGACCAGGATACCTTGCGGATCTTGCTGAGGGAAGCGGTGCGGGAGACAGTAGCCGAGGTTCTGCAGACGGTTCTGGAGCTGGACCGGACGGCCTTCTTGCAGGTGCACGGAGGCCGCAGGAACGGCTACTACCCCCGCAAGCTGGAGACCACCTTCGGCCAGGTGGACCTGAAGGTCCCTAGGGATCGGGAATCTCGGTATTACCCGGCTTTCCTTAAGCCCTACGTCCGCCGCCTGGTGGACGTGGGGGAAGTGGCGGTAGCCCTTTACGCCGCCGGGGTCAGTCAGCGCAAGGCGGCCGAGATACTGAGCCTGCTCTTAGGCCACCGCTACTCCCACGAGACCCTGAGCGCCCTGACGGACGAGGTCCTGGAGGCGGCAGGAGCCTTCCGCACCCGGCCTTTGCCCGAGGAGATGGCCTTCGTCTACCTGGACGGGCTTTCCCTAAAGGTCTTCAGGGAAGGAGAAGGGATC contains:
- a CDS encoding DUF1156 domain-containing protein — its product is MRKLIEVALPLEAINRESLEERFSFHGHPSTLHLWWARRPLASARAVLFASLVDDPGEYLPEEEAKAERQRLFGLLERLVNWDSVKDPEEAEKDNGVIGEARYEIAKSLARALGEEPPASPRDKERIQALLEKAPPVLDPFAGGGTIPLEAQRLGLRAFAGDLNPVAVLINKALIEIPARFAGLPPVNPEYRAKPIGNSAFSRAAGLAQDVRHYGAWMREEARKRIGHLYLDLDGETVIAWLWARTVACPNPACGAEAPLVRSFWLSKKAGKGVYVVPEVREGQVQFRVERGEKPPVEGTVGRRGGRCLVCGAHIPLDHVRREGKAGRLGARLMAIVTAGEKGRNYHAPTPEHEEVARGAVPRWRPDTKLPEQALGFRVQNYGLSTHADLFTPRQLVALTTFADLVAEARERVYQDALEAGLSDDGIPLAEGGRGAKAYAEAVGVYLAFVLDRLAESGNSLSRWQSGGEKVGGVFGRQALPMVWDFSEVNPFSDSTRNFMDAVEWVAKALEALPAHPEGQARQGNALDSVNGVPTPPLISTDPPYYDNVPYADLSDFFYVWLRKSLGDTYPSLFRTLLTPKAEELVADPYRQGGREAAKRHFEEGMRRVFQNLRAKAHPHYPLSLYYAFKQQETEEGEEEEGGTDRVASTGWETFLQGLVDAGFQITATWPMRTERTNRSRGQNSNALASSIVLVCRPRPEDAPTATRQDFLRTLRRELPEALRKLTQGSIPPVDLAQSAIGPGMAVYSRFGAVLEPDGRAIPVREALALINQVLDEFLAEEEAELDAPTRFAIAWYDQYGYGEGPYGDAETLAKAKNVSVAAVKEGGILRAKGGKVRLLRPEEYTAGWDPAQDRRLSAWEVAHGLIKALKEQGESAAASLLARTPEALAEGARALAYRLYGLAERKGRLAEAQDFNLLAGSYGHLSVEARKTRRAIQEELFRG